One region of Gilliamella sp. ESL0405 genomic DNA includes:
- a CDS encoding ABC transporter ATP-binding protein yields MLVINQLSISRTTGKSFFSVCLPQLRVNAGQVVVIQGDSGAGKSTLLEMVGMILKPAEVGCYNLLVGDNDIDIAKLIKHDKWEQLADIRAHYLGFMLQTGGLLPFLTVRDNILMSFKLLQKNVDNQRFDYLVQKLNIAHLINKYPNQLSIGERQRASFIRSIIHKPALLLADEPTSALDPYNANLLFELIIEQALQDNIAAMIVTHDWKRIANKGLYTLSAKLTSPQSSVFLPLQDRA; encoded by the coding sequence ATGTTAGTCATTAATCAATTGTCCATTTCAAGAACAACCGGCAAATCCTTTTTTAGTGTTTGCCTGCCACAACTGAGAGTAAACGCGGGTCAAGTTGTGGTTATTCAGGGTGATAGTGGTGCTGGAAAAAGCACCTTACTTGAAATGGTGGGTATGATTCTAAAACCTGCCGAAGTGGGTTGCTACAACCTGCTGGTAGGGGATAATGATATTGATATTGCTAAATTAATTAAGCATGATAAATGGGAGCAATTAGCCGATATACGAGCTCACTATTTAGGTTTTATGTTGCAAACAGGTGGATTGCTGCCATTTTTGACTGTTCGTGACAATATATTAATGTCCTTTAAGTTATTACAAAAAAACGTTGATAACCAACGCTTTGATTACTTAGTGCAGAAGCTTAATATTGCACATTTAATCAATAAGTATCCTAATCAGCTCTCTATTGGTGAAAGACAACGTGCTTCTTTTATTCGTTCTATTATTCATAAACCGGCGTTATTACTGGCAGATGAACCAACGTCAGCGTTAGATCCTTATAATGCTAATTTGCTTTTTGAATTAATTATTGAACAGGCTTTGCAAGATAATATTGCAGCAATGATTGTTACGCATGATTGGAAACGAATAGCAAATAAAGGGCTTTATACTTTATCAGCTAAGTTAACTTCCCCGCAATCATCCGTTTTTCTGCCATTACAGGATAGGGCGTAA
- a CDS encoding ABC transporter permease — protein MIKTFSKWLFIARLSLADLWYDKKVSFCIIASVISVITPLLLLFSLKYGIVSQLRQQLLNDPQNLEVKIVGNLQLDDEMFKWIEQQPETAFVIPLTRSLNTQADLMKDASHFVNNAEVIPTAKGDPITENLPLLNHKNQILLSSLSAEKMQVDVGNRVKMVITRQLDGKLEKGIAELEVIGIIPEINYSRAAAFVTLDLLIEMENYYDGYVSNVFITSKGNINPPSHTSFARARIYAKALENVAPLAFKLREKNIDTRTQAKAIENMQAIDRVLNFIFSVIAMTAVFGCVLSFTGSFLSNIERKRKDIAFMRLLGFRSRDIMLYLLNQAMMLSCLAFILSCILFMAGNYAFNLVLGENLVSQSVVSQLQFYHFIFAFLLTLLISSTVVVIGGRRAVKIQPAESLREA, from the coding sequence ATGATTAAAACGTTTTCAAAATGGCTTTTTATCGCTCGTTTATCCTTGGCAGACTTATGGTACGACAAAAAAGTTTCATTTTGTATTATTGCGTCGGTAATATCGGTCATCACACCGTTACTATTACTATTTAGTTTAAAATATGGCATTGTTTCACAACTTAGACAACAATTACTTAATGATCCGCAAAATTTAGAAGTAAAAATTGTGGGTAATTTACAACTCGATGATGAAATGTTTAAATGGATAGAGCAACAACCAGAGACCGCTTTTGTGATTCCATTGACACGTTCATTAAATACACAAGCAGACTTAATGAAAGATGCCAGTCATTTTGTTAATAATGCAGAAGTTATTCCCACTGCGAAGGGCGATCCAATAACCGAAAATTTACCGTTACTCAATCACAAAAATCAAATTTTATTGAGTTCATTATCTGCCGAAAAAATGCAGGTAGACGTTGGGAATCGTGTGAAAATGGTAATTACCCGACAGCTAGACGGGAAGCTGGAGAAAGGCATTGCAGAATTAGAGGTTATTGGTATTATTCCCGAAATTAATTACAGCCGAGCAGCCGCATTTGTTACATTAGATTTACTAATAGAAATGGAAAATTATTATGATGGTTATGTAAGTAATGTTTTTATAACATCTAAAGGAAATATTAACCCTCCCTCTCATACTTCCTTTGCTCGTGCCCGAATATATGCTAAAGCACTTGAGAATGTTGCACCATTAGCATTTAAATTACGAGAAAAGAATATTGATACTCGCACTCAAGCTAAAGCAATTGAAAATATGCAAGCAATTGATCGCGTACTTAATTTTATTTTTAGTGTGATTGCAATGACAGCCGTATTTGGATGTGTTTTATCATTTACCGGTTCGTTTTTATCCAATATTGAACGGAAGCGTAAAGATATTGCTTTTATGCGATTACTTGGTTTTCGCTCCCGAGATATTATGCTTTATCTACTCAATCAAGCTATGATGCTTAGTTGTTTAGCTTTTATTCTGTCCTGCATACTTTTTATGGCAGGAAATTATGCGTTCAATTTAGTTTTAGGTGAAAATTTGGTTTCACAATCTGTTGTGAGTCAATTACAATTTTACCATTTTATTTTTGCATTTTTATTGACTTTACTCATTTCAAGTACCGTTGTGGTTATAGGAGGGCGTCGTGCTGTTAAAATTCAACCAGCAGAAAGCTTACGTGAAGCCTAA